The DNA sequence CAAAAGATATGAACGAAGTGATTACCTTATTTTTAGCGACATTGGAATTAGTAAAAGTTCAGGAAATTCAAGTGATACAAGAAGAAAATTTTGGGAATATTTATCTAATAGGAAAAAGAAATGAGTAAGTTAGCAGAGATTGAAGCCCTGCTCTTTGTAGCGGGCGAGGACGGCTTGCGTGTCCGTCAACTGGCAGAGCTCCTCTCTATGCCTCCTACGGGAGTGACACAGAGTTTGGAGAAATTGGCAGAAAAGTATCAAAAAGATGAAGATTCAAGTCTTGCCTTGTTAGAGACGTCGAATACTTATAAAATTGTTACCAAGCAAGATTTTGCTGAATTGTTGCGGGAATATTCAAAAGCCCCTATCAATCAAAGTTTATCAAGAGCTGCCTTGGAAACTTTGTCCATTATTGCTTATAAGCAGCCTATTACGAGAATGGAAGTGGATGAGATTCGTGGGGTCAATTCTAGTGGTGCGATTTCAAAGTTGCAGATGTTTGACTTGATTCGTGAAAATGGAAAAAAAGAAGTGCTAGGGCGCCCAAATCTTTATGTGACAACGGATTATTTTTTGGATTATATGGGAATCAATAGCTTAGAAGAATTGCCAATAGTAGAAGAGACAGAGTTAATAGCAGAAGAAAGTCAGCTATTTACTGAAAGGATAGAGGATGAGAATCAATAAATATATTGCCCATGCTGGGATTGCGAGCCGTAGAAAGGCAGAAGAGTTGATAAAACAAGGGCTTGTCACTGTGAATGGACAAGTTGTTCGTGAGTTGGCGACGACGATTAAGTTAGGTGATCGTGTTGAGGTCAGTGGTCAGCCGATTTACAGTGAAGAAAAAGTGTACTACCTCTTAAATAAGCCACGGGGTGTTATTTCAAGCGTGACAGATGACAAAGGTCGTCAAACAGTAGTTGATTTGTTACCAAATGTCACAGAGAGAATCTATCCAGTTGGTCGACTTGATTGGGATACGTCAGGTGCTTTGATTTTGACAAATGATGGCGATTTTACAGATGAGATGATTCATCCGCGAAATGAAATTGATAAGGTCTATGTAGCTCGTGTCAAGGGGGTGGCTGATAAAGAAGTTCTCCGTCCCTTGACCAAAGGTGTGGAAGTTGATGGCAAAAAAACCAAACCAGCGGTTTACGAAATTCTGAAAGTAGACCCGGTTAAGAATCGTTCGGTTGTTCAGTTGACCATTCATGAAGGACGAAATCACCAAGTGAAAAAGATGTTTGAAGCTGTTGGCTTGCAAGTAGATAAACTTTCTCGTACGCAATTTGGTCATTTGAATTTAACTGGTCTTCGTCCGGGTGAAGCTCGCCGTCTCAATAAAAAAGAGGTCAGCCAGTTACATAACCTAGCTGTGACGAAGAAAAAATGATGAAAAAAATCTTTATCGCACCAGTGCGTTTTTATCAAAAGTTTATCTCGCCAGCCTTTCCACCTTCTTGTCGCTATCAGCCGACTTGCTCAAATTACATGATTCAAGCGATTGAAAAGCACGGTGCTAAAGGTGTCTTAATGGGAATTGCACGTATTTTGCGTTGTCATCCTTGGGCAGAAGGAGGAGATGATCCTGTA is a window from the Streptococcus anginosus subsp. whileyi MAS624 genome containing:
- the scpB gene encoding SMC-Scp complex subunit ScpB, encoding MSKLAEIEALLFVAGEDGLRVRQLAELLSMPPTGVTQSLEKLAEKYQKDEDSSLALLETSNTYKIVTKQDFAELLREYSKAPINQSLSRAALETLSIIAYKQPITRMEVDEIRGVNSSGAISKLQMFDLIRENGKKEVLGRPNLYVTTDYFLDYMGINSLEELPIVEETELIAEESQLFTERIEDENQ
- a CDS encoding pseudouridine synthase, with the translated sequence MRINKYIAHAGIASRRKAEELIKQGLVTVNGQVVRELATTIKLGDRVEVSGQPIYSEEKVYYLLNKPRGVISSVTDDKGRQTVVDLLPNVTERIYPVGRLDWDTSGALILTNDGDFTDEMIHPRNEIDKVYVARVKGVADKEVLRPLTKGVEVDGKKTKPAVYEILKVDPVKNRSVVQLTIHEGRNHQVKKMFEAVGLQVDKLSRTQFGHLNLTGLRPGEARRLNKKEVSQLHNLAVTKKK
- the yidD gene encoding membrane protein insertion efficiency factor YidD — its product is MKKIFIAPVRFYQKFISPAFPPSCRYQPTCSNYMIQAIEKHGAKGVLMGIARILRCHPWAEGGDDPVPDVFSLKRNYAEDKEKG